A window of the Mus pahari chromosome 1, PAHARI_EIJ_v1.1, whole genome shotgun sequence genome harbors these coding sequences:
- the LOC110313562 gene encoding olfactory receptor 52D1-like, translating to MQVVSLLFLSGTSPGSAMMPCNSTSHPSFFILQGIPGMEDKHRWISIPFSSMYFITVMGNCTILLTISMERSLHKPMFLLLFFLALTDLGMSTTTIPKVLCIFWFGQSQISYEGCLVQLFFIHSISAMQSSVLMTMAFDRYVAICKPLRYSTILSNSRIGLIGLASLVRAILFILPMPILLQRMPFHANRVIPTTYCEHMAVVKMVCVDTTVNRIYGLVVAMLVVGVDISAIASSYALILRAIMHLSSKEAHHKAVNTCTTHICVMLVSYTPSLFSFLTHRFGRGIPPHVHTILGNLYFLVPPMLNPIIYGVKTKEFRDKVTKYLHRRKEPITFSHNQKLV from the coding sequence ATGCaggttgtttctttgttgttcctTTCAGGTACTTCACCAGGGTCTGCCATGATGCCTTGCAACAGCACCAGCCAcccttctttcttcattctccaAGGCATTCCTGGGATGGAAGACAAACACAGATGGatctccatccccttctcctccatGTACTTCATCACTGTGATGGGGAACTGCACCATTCTTCTCACCATCTCCATGGAACGCTCCCTGCACAAGCCCAtgttcctgcttctcttcttcctcgcCCTCACAGACTTGGGTATGTCTACAACCACCATTCCTAAGGTGCTCTGCATATTCTGGTTTGGACAGAGTCAGATAAGCTACGAAGGCTGCTTGGTCCAGCTGTTCTTCATCCATTCCATCTCTGCCATGCAGTCATCTGTCCTGATGACCATGGCCTTTGACCGTTATGTGGCTATCTGCAAGCCTTTACGTTATTCCACCATTCTTTCCAATAGTCGCATTGGACTCATTGGCTTAGCAAGCCTGGTTAGAGCAATCCTTTTTATTCTCCCTATGCCTATCCTCCTCCAGCGTATGCCCTTTCATGCCAATCGAGTCATCCCTACCACCTACTGTGAACACATGGCTGTGGTGAAGATGGTATGTGTTGATACCACAGTCAATAGGATATATGGTTTGGTTGTGGCCATGCTGGTGGTTGGGGTAGACATCTCAGCTATTGCCTCATCTTATGCATTAATCCTACGAGCTATCATGCATCTCTCTTCCAAGGAAGCCCACCACAAAGCAGTCAACACCTGCACCACACACATCTGTGTTATGCTTGTCTCCTACACCCccagtcttttctcttttctgactcATCGCTTTGGGAGAGGCATTCCGCCTCATGTCCACACTATTCTTGGGAACCTCTACTTCCTTGTACCACCAATGCTCAATCCTATTATTTATGGAGTAAAAACCAAGGAATTTCGGGACAAAGTTACTAAATATTTACACAGGAGAAAGGAGCCTATAACTTTTTCTCACAATCAGAAACTTGTTTGA